A window from Hemicordylus capensis ecotype Gifberg chromosome 2, rHemCap1.1.pri, whole genome shotgun sequence encodes these proteins:
- the LOC128343908 gene encoding zinc finger protein 664-like — MDIEDKRQGRVHSPFPPLSPCRCHFPLKTFGVAAYLHTRDKPYKCLECGKSFTHASQLISHERIHTGDKPFICLECGKSFSRSSQLNVHRRIHTGEKPYKCLACGKGFFVRAHLTSHQRTHTGEKPYKCLDCGKSFRQRSALTIHKRIHTGKKPYKCLECGKSFYSSPQVIVHQRIHTRKNHINA; from the coding sequence ggcaggggagggtgcactcacccttcccgccactttccccctgccgttgccatttccccctaaaaaccttcggggtggcagcgtacctccataCTAGGGATAAACCATATAAATGTCtagagtgcggaaagagcttcactcaTGCTTCACAACTTATTTCACATGAAAGGATCCACACAGGGGATAAACCTTTTatatgcttggaatgtggaaaaagcttcagtcgtAGCTCGCAACTTAATGTGCATAGGAGaatccatactggggagaaaccatataaatgcctaGCGTGTGGAAAAGGCTTCTTTGTGCGGGCTCACCTCACTTCACATCAAAgaactcacacaggagagaaaccatataaatgcttggattgtggaaagagcttcaggcagagaTCAGCCCTTACTATACataaaagaatccacacagggaagaaaccatataagtgcttggagtgtggaaagagtttttaTAGTAGTCCACAGGTTATTgtgcatcaaagaattcacacaagaaaaaaccatataaatgcctga